The following are from one region of the Actinopolyspora halophila DSM 43834 genome:
- a CDS encoding WS/DGAT domain-containing protein, with amino-acid sequence MTPHDPPDRQPGRVLLLSADIGEGHNATARATEEALRRLWPGCETLRLDTLKVMGPGVGPLFRWIYVRNVESTPWLYDLFYNALWRQRWFADASRGFVGAWVGPLLRRRIRDHSPDVVVSTYPMATAGLNRLRRGGELVDIPVSAIVSDFCPHPFWIYPEIDLHYVMSQASLRALHRAQPDAAGAVCVPPVSEGFHPVEKESARRSADVPVAGFQLLIACGSLSFGAVERAVDTALAEPGVDHIVVACGRNEQLRLRLLDRPDPAGKLLPLGWRDDMPELTAAADLVLSNAGGATALEAMACGRTVLMFEPIAGHGRANAELMARAGLAELCHDADELANTLHELSTDGKRLDRREREVLQHATSGDFTEQVSRLPHLPLHRGGRGLRAQDRFFVHAAETAVPQQTGAVLRLDGSPADRTARDWADHLTGLIEQRARQLPVLRNVLVQRHLRAPSWYTAARIDPRQHLEHRDTDEHEAPGVIREFFTSAVRTDRPPWQLMVLRTPERTLILAKLHHALGDGIAVTSTLVRLLRDDGDRVEQHAEATKRQEKPAAGSALPTLVSSRFREARAAARGFLSLAKAGSAPIGPLNGPSTPGRSFDSVELPMREVRAAAREHGVPRNVLLIALVAESLHRVLDEHEGTTSGQRMRVMVPRTTRTPRENTTSAVFGNHTAAVSVDLPVGPMSPVERLEQVARVLQDSQRGGQPLAAGIVMSVLGLLPTPLHRGIVRTIYQRRFFNAIVSAMPGSPRPPRVWGALVAGVIPILPLASGVGTAVGMISWGEMVGIGVTVDAHSGRPAERLGQRTREVLEELSSSPAEPEIPRSTSEGRG; translated from the coding sequence GTGACCCCGCACGACCCACCCGACCGGCAACCGGGACGCGTGCTGTTGCTCAGCGCCGACATCGGTGAGGGGCACAACGCGACCGCCCGCGCCACCGAGGAAGCGCTGCGACGACTGTGGCCGGGGTGTGAAACGCTCCGGTTGGACACCCTGAAGGTGATGGGGCCCGGGGTGGGACCACTGTTCAGGTGGATCTACGTGCGCAACGTCGAATCCACCCCGTGGCTCTACGACCTGTTCTACAACGCGCTGTGGCGTCAACGTTGGTTCGCCGACGCGTCCCGCGGATTCGTGGGGGCCTGGGTCGGCCCGTTGCTGCGGCGACGGATCCGGGACCACTCCCCCGACGTGGTGGTCTCCACCTATCCGATGGCCACGGCCGGGCTGAACCGTCTTCGCCGCGGAGGCGAACTGGTCGACATTCCGGTTTCGGCGATCGTCTCGGACTTCTGCCCCCACCCCTTCTGGATCTACCCCGAGATCGACCTGCACTACGTCATGAGCCAGGCCAGTCTGCGGGCGCTGCATCGGGCCCAGCCCGACGCGGCCGGAGCCGTCTGCGTCCCTCCGGTCAGCGAGGGCTTCCACCCTGTCGAGAAGGAGAGCGCCCGACGCTCGGCCGACGTGCCGGTGGCGGGGTTCCAACTGCTGATCGCCTGTGGCTCGCTGTCGTTCGGTGCCGTGGAACGCGCCGTCGACACGGCACTGGCCGAACCGGGGGTCGACCACATCGTGGTGGCCTGCGGACGCAACGAACAACTCCGCCTGCGGCTGCTCGACCGCCCCGATCCCGCCGGGAAACTGCTTCCGCTCGGCTGGCGCGACGACATGCCCGAACTCACGGCAGCGGCCGACCTGGTGTTGTCCAACGCGGGCGGAGCCACCGCGCTCGAGGCGATGGCCTGCGGCCGCACCGTGCTCATGTTCGAACCGATCGCCGGACACGGACGGGCGAACGCGGAGCTCATGGCCCGTGCCGGCCTGGCCGAGCTCTGCCACGACGCGGACGAGCTGGCGAACACGCTGCACGAGCTCTCCACGGACGGGAAGCGGCTCGACCGACGTGAGCGAGAAGTGCTGCAGCACGCCACTTCCGGGGATTTCACCGAGCAGGTGAGCCGCCTCCCCCACCTGCCCCTGCACCGGGGAGGACGCGGGCTGCGCGCGCAGGACCGGTTCTTCGTGCACGCGGCCGAGACGGCCGTTCCCCAGCAGACGGGGGCGGTCCTGCGCCTGGACGGGAGTCCGGCGGACAGAACCGCGCGGGACTGGGCAGACCACCTCACCGGGCTGATCGAGCAACGTGCCCGACAGCTCCCCGTGCTGCGCAACGTGCTCGTCCAGCGGCATCTACGAGCCCCGAGCTGGTACACCGCCGCCCGGATCGACCCCCGGCAGCATCTCGAGCACCGGGACACCGACGAGCACGAGGCACCCGGAGTGATCCGGGAGTTCTTCACCTCCGCGGTGCGCACCGACCGCCCGCCTTGGCAGCTGATGGTGCTGCGCACTCCGGAAAGAACGCTGATCCTGGCCAAACTCCACCACGCGCTCGGGGACGGCATAGCCGTCACCAGCACCCTCGTCCGGCTGCTGCGGGACGACGGCGACCGGGTCGAACAGCACGCCGAGGCCACGAAACGACAGGAGAAGCCCGCGGCCGGATCGGCTCTGCCCACCCTCGTGAGCTCCCGGTTCCGGGAGGCCCGCGCCGCGGCACGCGGCTTCCTCAGCCTGGCGAAGGCAGGTTCCGCCCCGATCGGCCCCCTGAACGGTCCGAGCACACCGGGGCGTTCCTTCGACTCGGTCGAGCTCCCGATGCGGGAGGTGCGGGCCGCGGCCCGGGAACACGGCGTTCCGCGCAACGTCCTGTTGATCGCGCTGGTCGCCGAGTCGCTGCACAGGGTGCTCGACGAGCACGAGGGCACCACGAGCGGACAGCGAATGCGCGTCATGGTGCCGCGCACCACGCGCACCCCGCGCGAGAACACGACTTCCGCGGTCTTCGGCAATCACACCGCCGCGGTCTCGGTGGACCTCCCCGTCGGTCCGATGAGCCCCGTGGAACGCCTCGAACAGGTCGCACGGGTGCTCCAGGACAGCCAGCGCGGTGGACAGCCCCTCGCGGCCGGGATCGTCATGTCGGTCCTCGGGCTCCTCCCAACCCCGCTGCACCGTGGAATCGTCCGCACGATCTACCAGCGGCGGTTCTTCAACGCGATCGTCTCCGCGATGCCGGGATCACCCCGCCCACCTCGTGTGTGGGGGGCGTTGGTGGCCGGGGTGATCCCGATCCTCCCGCTGGCCTCCGGCGTGGGAACCGCGGTGGGGATGATCAGCTGGGGGGAGATGGTCGGCATCGGGGTCACGGTGGACGCGCACAGCGGCCGACCCGCCGAACGGCTGGGGCAACGAACACGTGAAGTCCTGGAGGAGCTGTCGAGCTCGCCCGCCGAGCCGGAGATCCCGCGCTCTACCTCGGAAGGACGAGGTTGA
- the fdxA gene encoding ferredoxin, producing the protein MTYVITQPCVDVLDKSCIDECPVDCIYEGDRMLYIHPDECIDCAACEPVCPVEAIYYEDDVPDEWTTYTTANAEFFSATGLGSPGGAASVGKTGTDVAPVSELPPQA; encoded by the coding sequence TTGACTTACGTGATCACTCAGCCCTGCGTGGATGTACTGGACAAGTCCTGCATCGACGAGTGCCCGGTGGACTGCATATACGAGGGCGACCGCATGCTCTACATCCACCCCGACGAATGCATCGACTGTGCCGCGTGCGAACCCGTGTGCCCGGTGGAGGCCATCTACTACGAGGACGACGTGCCCGACGAATGGACCACTTACACCACGGCCAACGCGGAGTTCTTCAGCGCCACGGGTCTGGGCTCGCCCGGTGGGGCCGCCAGCGTCGGGAAGACGGGCACGGACGTGGCTCCGGTGTCCGAACTGCCACCGCAGGCCTGA
- a CDS encoding DeoR/GlpR family DNA-binding transcription regulator: MSRTSKGTRSREQRQQQIVDYVLDRSSASAAELAELVGVSLMTVHRDLDELARRGLLRKFHGGVSAQPSTVFEGSSEYRMGANRELKDAIAKVALGMVEPGSSILLDDSTTALTLAGLLGGIGPLTVATNYLPAIEVLKTFSDVHLMCLGGNYSATHDSFLGLPCIEAVGALSVDMAFVSTSAMNANMTFHQEHELVQVKRAMLSAAGTNVLLMDSSKMPRKALHRMAPLNDYDRLVVDDGADRELLTAAGDVIDVTIAPTDGV; the protein is encoded by the coding sequence ATGAGCAGGACATCCAAGGGGACGCGCTCGAGGGAGCAGCGTCAGCAGCAGATCGTGGATTACGTCCTCGACAGGAGTTCGGCCAGTGCCGCCGAACTCGCCGAACTGGTCGGCGTCAGTCTGATGACGGTGCATCGCGATCTGGACGAACTGGCCAGGCGCGGTTTGCTGCGCAAGTTCCACGGAGGGGTTTCGGCCCAGCCCTCCACGGTTTTCGAGGGAAGTTCCGAATACCGCATGGGCGCCAACCGTGAGCTCAAGGACGCCATCGCCAAGGTCGCCCTCGGGATGGTCGAACCGGGATCGTCGATCCTGCTCGACGACTCGACCACGGCACTCACACTCGCGGGCCTGCTCGGAGGAATCGGCCCGCTGACGGTGGCCACCAACTATCTCCCCGCCATCGAGGTGCTCAAGACCTTCTCCGATGTGCACCTGATGTGCCTGGGAGGCAACTACTCGGCCACGCACGACTCCTTCCTCGGGCTGCCGTGCATCGAAGCGGTCGGAGCGCTGTCCGTGGACATGGCCTTCGTGTCCACTTCGGCTATGAACGCGAACATGACCTTCCACCAGGAACACGAACTCGTTCAGGTGAAGCGGGCCATGCTCTCGGCCGCGGGGACGAATGTGCTGTTGATGGATTCCAGCAAGATGCCGCGCAAGGCCCTGCACCGGATGGCCCCGTTGAACGACTACGACAGGCTCGTCGTCGACGACGGGGCCGACCGGGAACTGCTCACGGCGGCAGGCGACGTGATCGACGTGACGATCGCCCCCACGGACGGGGTGTGA
- a CDS encoding DUF2267 domain-containing protein has protein sequence MTQPESTGRTMASFQEQVQQHTGLTDATETERLTRATIRALSERLAAGQLNDLEPALPPELHDELYRFDGQAISFDKDTFLDQVSGEVDTVDIDEVERRVRAVFEVLLQWAPGEEIEDTIAQLPPDLAEMFR, from the coding sequence ATGACCCAACCGGAGTCCACTGGCCGCACGATGGCCAGCTTCCAGGAGCAGGTGCAGCAGCACACCGGATTGACCGACGCCACGGAGACCGAGAGGTTGACCCGTGCGACGATCCGGGCGCTTTCCGAGCGGCTGGCGGCCGGTCAGCTGAACGATCTGGAACCCGCGTTGCCACCGGAACTGCACGATGAGTTGTACCGGTTCGACGGGCAGGCCATCTCCTTCGACAAGGACACCTTCCTGGACCAGGTCAGCGGGGAGGTGGACACGGTGGACATCGACGAGGTGGAGCGCAGGGTCCGTGCCGTCTTCGAGGTGCTGCTGCAGTGGGCCCCCGGCGAGGAGATCGAGGACACCATCGCGCAACTGCCCCCGGACCTCGCGGAGATGTTCCGCTGA
- a CDS encoding O-methyltransferase, translated as MTRKSAQLDEQLHEYLLEHGARPDPLQRELITDTERLWPDSAEMQISPEQASLLTLLAKAIHARTAVEVGTFTGYSALAIARGMDKNGKLLCCDISTEYTDVARDFWHRAGMTERIELRIDPALSTLRALDAEPKVDLAFIDADKASYIAYWNEIVPRTRSGGFVVVDNVLAGGNVLAAEQDENAHAIHEFNRYVLRDHRVELTMLPISDGITLARRR; from the coding sequence GTGACCCGCAAGTCGGCTCAGCTCGACGAGCAACTACACGAGTACCTGCTGGAGCACGGAGCACGGCCGGACCCGCTGCAGCGGGAACTGATCACCGACACCGAACGGTTGTGGCCGGACAGCGCGGAGATGCAGATATCGCCGGAGCAGGCCAGTCTGCTGACCCTGCTCGCCAAGGCGATCCACGCGCGGACAGCGGTGGAGGTGGGCACGTTCACCGGCTACTCCGCTCTGGCCATAGCCCGCGGGATGGACAAGAACGGAAAACTGCTGTGCTGCGACATCAGCACCGAGTACACCGATGTGGCACGGGACTTCTGGCACCGCGCAGGTATGACCGAACGCATCGAGCTCAGAATCGACCCCGCGCTGAGCACGCTGCGTGCTCTCGATGCGGAACCGAAGGTCGACCTCGCTTTCATCGACGCCGACAAGGCGAGTTACATCGCGTACTGGAACGAGATAGTGCCGCGCACCCGTTCCGGTGGATTCGTCGTCGTGGACAACGTCCTGGCCGGCGGCAACGTGCTGGCCGCGGAGCAGGACGAGAACGCGCACGCGATTCACGAGTTCAACAGGTACGTGCTGCGCGACCACCGCGTGGAACTAACGATGCTGCCGATCAGTGACGGGATCACCCTGGCGCGTCGACGCTGA
- a CDS encoding cytochrome b, which translates to MSRLTRPTRQSSKAYRIAASQANEVDERLQLASGARRQMNKVFPTHWSFLLGEIALYTFILLLLTGTYLAYFFDPSMTEVTYNGVFTDMRGVEMSRAYESTLNISFEVRGGMFARQIHHWAALIFVAAIVVHMFRIFFTGAFRRPRETNWAIGILLFITGMFEGFTGYSLPDDLLSGTGVRIASGITLSVPIIGTWLHWILFGGEFPGDEIIQRFYMIHIFLLPGIIAALIAVHLALVWYQKHTQFPGVRRRESNVVGVRILPVFALKSGGFFATVAGVVVVMAGIFQINPVWNLGPYVASKVSAASQPDWYLMWTDGMGRLWPPWEVYFGGSVTLPAPFFPLVLGMGLVFTLALSYPFLERKLSGDDAHHNLIQRPRDVPVRTGLGAMAITFFTIVLVSGANDIVAFKLDIALELMTWLGRIGVLLGPPIAYYIAYRICVGLQRADRHVLEHGVETGIVRRLPHGEVIEVHQPLGPTDERGHPEPLSYQGAPVPKKMNKLGAAGRPLPGSLLWPDPPEETAQLRAAEQEEQERRSRGEDELTSGHSGGADD; encoded by the coding sequence ATGAGCAGATTGACACGGCCGACGAGGCAGTCGAGCAAGGCCTACCGGATTGCGGCGAGTCAGGCGAACGAAGTGGACGAACGTCTGCAGCTGGCTTCCGGGGCGCGGCGGCAGATGAACAAGGTCTTCCCGACGCACTGGTCCTTCCTGCTCGGTGAGATAGCCCTCTACACATTCATCCTGCTGTTGTTGACGGGAACTTATCTCGCCTATTTCTTCGACCCCTCGATGACCGAGGTCACCTACAACGGGGTGTTCACCGACATGCGGGGCGTCGAAATGTCCCGCGCCTATGAGTCCACGCTGAACATATCGTTCGAAGTGCGCGGTGGGATGTTCGCCCGGCAGATACACCACTGGGCCGCGCTGATATTCGTGGCCGCGATCGTGGTGCACATGTTCCGGATCTTTTTCACGGGGGCGTTCCGCCGCCCGCGTGAGACGAACTGGGCCATCGGGATACTGCTGTTCATCACCGGGATGTTCGAGGGGTTCACCGGCTACTCCCTGCCGGACGACCTGTTGTCGGGAACCGGGGTGCGGATCGCTTCGGGGATCACGCTGTCCGTGCCGATCATCGGCACCTGGCTGCACTGGATTCTGTTCGGAGGCGAGTTCCCCGGCGACGAGATCATCCAGCGTTTCTACATGATCCACATATTCCTCCTGCCCGGGATCATCGCGGCCCTGATCGCCGTTCACCTGGCGCTGGTGTGGTACCAGAAGCACACGCAGTTCCCGGGAGTGCGCCGCAGGGAGAGCAACGTCGTCGGGGTGCGCATCCTGCCCGTGTTCGCGCTCAAATCGGGGGGATTCTTCGCGACGGTGGCCGGAGTGGTCGTCGTCATGGCCGGGATCTTCCAGATCAACCCGGTCTGGAACCTCGGCCCCTACGTCGCCTCCAAGGTGTCGGCGGCCTCGCAACCCGACTGGTATTTGATGTGGACCGACGGAATGGGAAGGCTCTGGCCGCCGTGGGAGGTCTACTTCGGGGGGAGCGTCACGCTTCCGGCCCCGTTCTTCCCGCTCGTTCTGGGGATGGGGCTGGTGTTCACACTGGCGCTGTCCTATCCGTTCCTGGAGCGGAAACTCAGCGGTGACGACGCGCATCACAACTTGATCCAACGTCCGAGAGACGTTCCCGTTCGGACCGGCCTGGGCGCCATGGCCATCACTTTCTTCACGATCGTGCTGGTAAGCGGAGCCAACGACATCGTCGCCTTCAAGCTGGACATCGCGTTGGAGCTGATGACCTGGTTGGGGCGCATCGGTGTGCTGCTCGGCCCGCCCATCGCCTACTACATAGCGTATCGGATCTGCGTCGGGTTGCAGCGAGCCGATCGTCACGTGCTGGAGCACGGTGTGGAAACCGGTATCGTCCGCAGGCTGCCCCACGGGGAGGTGATCGAGGTTCACCAACCGCTGGGCCCCACCGACGAACGCGGTCACCCCGAACCGCTGTCCTACCAGGGGGCGCCGGTTCCGAAGAAGATGAACAAGCTGGGGGCCGCCGGACGTCCTCTGCCGGGGAGTTTGCTGTGGCCCGATCCTCCTGAGGAGACCGCGCAGCTGCGGGCGGCCGAGCAGGAGGAGCAGGAGCGGCGGTCGCGAGGCGAGGACGAGCTGACGAGTGGTCACTCGGGAGGTGCGGACGACTGA
- a CDS encoding SPW repeat protein, giving the protein MEMSQAGSIERHPDLVEMRARYEEASESPQGQTLEGATLLAGVYLAISPWVIQFSATSFDVAMGNLVIGLTVAVLALGFASAYSRTHTVSWVVPLLGAWTIIAPFVIVGAGVGLGMMLSNVIVGGVIVLLGSGMSSLVLMRRS; this is encoded by the coding sequence ATGGAGATGTCGCAAGCCGGTTCGATCGAGAGGCATCCCGACCTCGTCGAGATGCGGGCGCGTTACGAGGAGGCCAGCGAGAGTCCGCAGGGCCAGACCCTGGAAGGGGCAACGCTGCTGGCCGGGGTGTACCTGGCGATCTCGCCCTGGGTGATCCAGTTCAGCGCCACGAGTTTCGACGTGGCGATGGGCAACCTGGTCATCGGTTTGACGGTGGCCGTGCTGGCGCTCGGGTTCGCCTCCGCGTACAGCCGCACGCACACCGTCTCCTGGGTGGTCCCGCTGTTGGGGGCGTGGACGATAATCGCTCCGTTCGTGATCGTCGGAGCCGGAGTCGGTCTGGGGATGATGCTCAGCAACGTGATCGTGGGCGGAGTGATCGTGCTACTCGGTTCGGGAATGAGCTCCCTGGTGCTCATGCGTCGCAGCTGA
- a CDS encoding universal stress protein, translating to MSEDSKIVVGVDGSASSLAALDWALGQAELTGSTVEAVTAWEYPAFYSWEGGAISPREFENAASVTVEDAVDKAVDRRSSPPRVRTKVCQGDSAQVLLDIVETTDLIVVGSRGHGGFVGALLGSVSHKCTQHARCPVVVVHAQGERA from the coding sequence ATGAGCGAGGACAGCAAGATCGTCGTGGGTGTGGACGGTTCGGCTTCGTCACTGGCCGCCCTGGACTGGGCGCTCGGTCAGGCCGAGCTCACCGGGAGCACGGTCGAAGCCGTCACCGCCTGGGAGTACCCGGCCTTCTACAGCTGGGAGGGGGGCGCGATATCCCCGAGGGAATTCGAGAACGCCGCCAGTGTGACCGTCGAGGACGCGGTGGACAAAGCGGTGGACCGCCGGAGTTCTCCACCCCGGGTGCGGACGAAGGTGTGCCAGGGCGACTCGGCGCAAGTGCTGCTGGACATCGTCGAGACGACCGACCTGATCGTCGTCGGCAGCCGCGGGCACGGCGGATTCGTGGGCGCCCTGCTCGGATCGGTCAGCCACAAGTGCACTCAACACGCCCGCTGCCCCGTGGTGGTCGTGCACGCCCAGGGGGAACGTGCCTGA
- a CDS encoding DUF5914 domain-containing protein yields MVGYSGTNRVRNRAFPFRRLRTPDWATQQGTWRSARPSTIAAALERARARPAGNWFVLAGSGQVGNDKPFTRTVGGTEVVAWRTPDGGLHAGPGICPHLGAPLGEGAVDRGQLVCRWHGLRLTERGGPGWTPFPTHDDGVLAWVRLDSVGGEQPLESPVVPRRPALRESIAEVATTVGVCEPDDIVANRLDPWHGSWFHPYSFAELSVRHAPAVDSTEENDFFEVLVTFKAFPGVGVPVTAGFTCPEPRTVVMRILEGEGAGSVVETHATPLGTDSRGEPRTAVVEATVAHSRRRGFRAVLPAAALLRPLIRRVALRLWIDDLAYAQRRYELRSTGRFPG; encoded by the coding sequence ATGGTCGGGTACTCGGGAACGAACCGGGTACGGAATCGTGCTTTCCCGTTCCGGAGGCTGCGCACCCCGGACTGGGCCACGCAGCAGGGGACATGGCGTTCGGCCCGCCCCTCGACGATCGCGGCCGCGCTCGAACGTGCCAGGGCCCGTCCGGCGGGAAACTGGTTCGTGCTGGCCGGAAGCGGACAGGTCGGAAACGACAAGCCGTTCACCCGAACGGTTGGTGGGACCGAAGTGGTGGCCTGGCGGACGCCGGACGGCGGACTCCACGCCGGGCCGGGGATCTGCCCCCACCTGGGGGCGCCGCTCGGCGAGGGAGCGGTGGACCGCGGTCAACTCGTTTGCAGGTGGCACGGACTACGGCTGACAGAGCGCGGTGGTCCGGGATGGACTCCGTTCCCCACCCACGACGACGGTGTGCTGGCGTGGGTGCGGTTGGATTCGGTCGGCGGTGAGCAACCGCTCGAGTCGCCGGTGGTCCCGCGTCGGCCCGCGCTGCGGGAAAGCATCGCCGAAGTGGCGACCACGGTGGGTGTGTGCGAACCCGACGACATCGTGGCCAACCGACTCGACCCCTGGCACGGATCCTGGTTCCACCCGTACTCGTTCGCCGAGCTCAGCGTGCGGCACGCCCCGGCGGTCGACAGCACGGAGGAGAACGACTTCTTCGAGGTTCTGGTCACCTTCAAGGCGTTCCCCGGGGTCGGCGTTCCGGTCACGGCGGGGTTCACCTGCCCGGAGCCGCGCACCGTCGTGATGCGCATCCTCGAGGGGGAGGGGGCGGGCAGTGTGGTGGAGACCCACGCCACCCCGCTGGGGACGGATTCGAGAGGTGAACCGCGTACCGCCGTCGTGGAAGCCACCGTCGCCCACTCGCGGCGCAGGGGTTTCCGCGCGGTGCTGCCCGCTGCGGCGCTGCTGCGTCCGCTGATCCGGCGGGTGGCCCTCCGGCTGTGGATCGACGATCTCGCCTACGCGCAACGGCGCTACGAGCTGCGCAGCACCGGCCGGTTCCCCGGCTGA
- a CDS encoding NAD(P)/FAD-dependent oxidoreductase, which produces MTGTHRRTTGRTESEEVLPGRDPKAVLHPAPRGHADTGRFDTPPRVVVVGGGIAGLSAAVGLAERGVAVTVLERESYLGGRVGGWSTELADGSTVGMNRGFHAFFRQYYNLRALLRRADPLLTGLVGLSDYPLVHSAGYRDTFAGLPRTPPWNAFAFVARSPTFGWRDLPRLGTRAALPLAQVSLPEIYHRLDHLDAATLLDRIRFPAAAKHLAFEVFSRSFFSAPQELSAAELATMFHIYFLGSSEGLLFDVASDTFPEALWEPLGNHLGSLGASVRTNTRVTSVGPGGSSRFEVRTDAEVREADAVVLATDANGLRDVVHRSPGLGAPWWRARIGRLRQAPPFLVSRIWLDRPVRKDRPGFLGTSGYGPLDNVSVLERYERDAARWAGLRGGSVIELHGYALAGEPSVDRLRSRMLAELARIYPETSVAGIVDERHELREDCPLFPPGGFPERPSITTPDPALVVAGDLVRVDLPVALMERAATSGMQAANELLRGWGIHGHALWSVPDRGRSAALRGLSLDQR; this is translated from the coding sequence TTGACCGGAACCCACCGGAGGACCACCGGGCGAACGGAGTCGGAGGAAGTCCTGCCCGGCCGTGATCCCAAAGCCGTGCTGCACCCGGCACCACGTGGGCACGCCGACACGGGTCGCTTCGACACGCCACCCCGGGTCGTGGTGGTCGGCGGCGGCATCGCCGGGCTGTCCGCGGCCGTCGGCCTGGCCGAGCGCGGCGTAGCGGTGACCGTGCTGGAACGGGAGTCCTACCTGGGAGGTCGGGTCGGGGGCTGGTCGACCGAACTGGCCGACGGTTCGACCGTCGGGATGAACCGTGGGTTCCACGCCTTCTTCCGGCAGTACTACAACCTGCGTGCGCTGCTGCGTCGTGCCGACCCGCTGCTCACGGGGCTGGTGGGGCTCTCCGACTACCCGCTGGTGCACAGCGCGGGCTACCGGGACACCTTCGCGGGACTGCCGCGGACTCCCCCCTGGAACGCGTTCGCCTTCGTGGCCCGGAGCCCGACGTTCGGTTGGAGGGATCTTCCACGCCTCGGCACGCGTGCCGCGCTTCCACTGGCCCAGGTTTCGCTGCCCGAGATCTACCACCGACTGGACCACCTGGACGCCGCGACGCTGTTGGACCGGATCCGCTTTCCGGCGGCGGCCAAGCACCTCGCCTTCGAGGTGTTCTCCCGCAGCTTCTTCTCCGCTCCGCAAGAGCTGTCCGCCGCGGAACTCGCCACGATGTTCCACATCTACTTCCTCGGTTCCAGCGAGGGACTGCTGTTCGACGTCGCCTCCGACACGTTCCCGGAGGCGCTGTGGGAACCGTTGGGGAACCATCTCGGTTCCCTGGGAGCCTCGGTGCGGACGAACACCCGCGTCACCTCCGTGGGTCCCGGCGGTTCCTCCCGGTTCGAGGTGCGGACCGACGCGGAGGTCCGGGAGGCCGACGCCGTCGTACTCGCCACCGACGCCAACGGCCTGCGCGATGTCGTGCACCGCTCCCCCGGGTTGGGCGCCCCCTGGTGGCGCGCGCGGATAGGGAGGCTGCGCCAGGCGCCGCCCTTTCTCGTCTCCCGGATCTGGCTGGACCGCCCGGTGCGGAAGGACCGCCCCGGGTTCCTCGGTACGAGTGGTTACGGTCCGCTGGACAACGTCAGCGTCCTGGAACGCTACGAACGGGACGCGGCCCGATGGGCCGGGCTGCGCGGTGGGTCCGTGATCGAGCTGCACGGTTACGCGCTTGCCGGGGAGCCGAGTGTGGACCGGTTGCGTTCCAGGATGCTGGCCGAGCTGGCCAGGATATATCCGGAGACCTCGGTGGCCGGGATCGTCGACGAACGGCACGAGCTGCGGGAGGACTGTCCGCTCTTCCCACCCGGTGGTTTCCCCGAACGCCCCTCGATCACCACTCCCGACCCCGCTCTCGTGGTGGCCGGCGATCTGGTCCGGGTGGATCTGCCGGTCGCGTTGATGGAACGCGCGGCGACGAGCGGGATGCAGGCGGCCAACGAGCTGCTGCGCGGTTGGGGAATCCACGGGCACGCCCTGTGGAGCGTGCCCGACCGGGGCCGTTCGGCCGCGTTGCGTGGGCTTTCCCTCGATCAGCGCTGA
- a CDS encoding class I SAM-dependent methyltransferase yields the protein MLGGDSSVYPVLGGFERAAARYDLLVGLSPGYHGALTRSAARLRVPDGGRGLRLLDVGCGTGASTAALLRVAPHARIVAVDGSAAMLRRARRKNWPATVEFVHASLDELERIGVRGPFDGALAGYLLRNLPEPERGVRLLRELLAPGAPLALHEFSVRGRPSARLIWTVVCWTVIIPLGRATTGPSGLYRYLWRSVLEFDSVPELVGRMRRNGFHDVRVGAMPGWQRGIVHTVLGSRPSLEQA from the coding sequence CTGCTCGGGGGCGACTCTTCGGTGTATCCGGTGCTCGGAGGGTTCGAGCGGGCGGCCGCGCGTTACGACCTGCTCGTGGGGCTCTCCCCCGGCTACCACGGGGCGCTCACCCGTTCGGCCGCTCGGCTGCGGGTCCCGGACGGTGGACGTGGGCTGCGGCTGTTGGACGTCGGCTGCGGGACCGGGGCTTCCACCGCGGCTCTGTTGCGGGTGGCTCCGCACGCCCGGATCGTCGCCGTGGACGGCTCGGCCGCGATGCTGCGCAGGGCACGGAGGAAGAACTGGCCCGCCACGGTCGAGTTCGTACACGCGTCCCTGGACGAACTCGAACGGATCGGTGTGCGGGGCCCGTTCGACGGTGCTCTCGCGGGGTATCTCCTCCGGAACCTTCCCGAACCGGAACGCGGGGTGCGGCTGCTGCGTGAGCTGCTCGCCCCCGGTGCGCCGCTGGCGCTGCACGAGTTCTCCGTGCGTGGCCGCCCTTCCGCCCGTCTGATCTGGACGGTGGTGTGCTGGACCGTGATCATCCCGCTCGGCCGTGCGACAACGGGACCTTCCGGCCTGTACCGCTATCTGTGGCGCAGCGTGCTGGAGTTCGACTCGGTCCCGGAGCTGGTGGGACGAATGCGGCGCAACGGCTTTCACGATGTCCGGGTCGGGGCGATGCCGGGGTGGCAGCGCGGCATCGTGCACACCGTGCTCGGCAGTCGACCGTCTTTGGAGCAGGCTTGA